In the Staphylococcus condimenti genome, one interval contains:
- the rpsA gene encoding 30S ribosomal protein S1: MTEEFNESMINEIKEGDKISGQVQKVEEKQVIVDVDGGKFSGIVPISQLSTHHIDSPNEVVKEGDAVEAYVTKVEVDEENESGAYILSIRQLEQEKSYEYLQEKQDNNEIIEAKVTEVVKGGLVVDVGQRGFVPASLISTDFIEDFSSFDGQVLELRVEELDPANNRVILSRKAVEQERNEAKKAELLSSLSEGDVIEGTIARLTNFGAFVDIGGVDGLVHVSELSHEHVDKPEDVVSVGDKVNVKVKSVEQDSERISLSIKDTLPSPFESIKGEINANSIIEGRVVRLTDFGAFVEIAAGVQGLVHISEISRKHIGTPSEVLEPNQEVTVKVLSIDEENERISLSIKAALPEEEVLQIDDDESRDYIENNDDDDNPTLGEVFGDKLKNLKF, encoded by the coding sequence ATGACTGAAGAATTCAATGAATCAATGATTAATGAAATCAAAGAAGGAGATAAAATCTCTGGACAAGTCCAAAAAGTCGAAGAAAAACAAGTGATTGTGGATGTCGACGGAGGCAAATTTAGCGGTATCGTTCCAATTAGTCAATTATCAACGCATCATATTGACAGCCCTAACGAAGTGGTGAAAGAAGGGGACGCAGTAGAAGCGTATGTGACTAAAGTGGAAGTTGACGAAGAAAATGAATCAGGTGCATATATCCTTTCAATTCGTCAATTAGAACAAGAGAAGTCTTATGAATATTTACAAGAAAAACAAGATAACAATGAAATTATAGAAGCAAAAGTAACTGAAGTCGTTAAAGGCGGTTTAGTTGTTGATGTAGGACAAAGAGGTTTTGTTCCAGCTTCATTAATTTCTACTGATTTCATTGAAGACTTTTCAAGCTTTGATGGACAAGTACTAGAATTACGAGTTGAAGAACTTGATCCAGCAAATAATCGCGTCATCCTAAGCCGAAAAGCAGTTGAACAAGAAAGAAATGAAGCTAAAAAAGCTGAATTATTATCATCTCTATCAGAAGGAGATGTAATTGAAGGTACAATTGCTCGTCTAACAAACTTTGGTGCTTTTGTTGATATCGGCGGCGTTGATGGTTTAGTTCATGTATCTGAACTTTCTCACGAACATGTTGATAAACCAGAAGACGTTGTATCTGTAGGCGATAAAGTTAATGTAAAAGTGAAATCTGTCGAACAAGATTCTGAACGCATTTCACTTTCTATTAAAGATACTTTACCTAGTCCTTTTGAAAGCATTAAAGGTGAAATCAACGCTAATTCAATTATTGAAGGACGTGTAGTACGTTTAACTGATTTCGGTGCATTCGTTGAGATTGCAGCTGGCGTTCAAGGACTCGTTCATATCTCAGAAATCAGCCGTAAGCATATCGGCACACCAAGTGAAGTACTTGAACCAAACCAAGAAGTCACTGTTAAAGTTTTAAGCATCGATGAAGAAAATGAACGTATTTCATTATCAATCAAAGCTGCATTACCTGAAGAAGAGGTATTGCAAATTGATGATGATGAATCTCGTGATTATATCGAAAACAACGATGACGA